From Zingiber officinale cultivar Zhangliang chromosome 5B, Zo_v1.1, whole genome shotgun sequence, the proteins below share one genomic window:
- the LOC121987463 gene encoding microsomal glutathione S-transferase 3-like, with the protein MGVTFEIPNEYGFVVLVLVSYVVLNAWMAIQVGKARRRYNVPYPSLYAIESENKDAKLFNCVQRGHQNSLEMIAVFFATLLVAGLQFPVAAAAIGALYTVARWFYFKGYSTGVPENRHKIGWLSFLAIWGLIIITAAMGISLIVRDLL; encoded by the exons ATGGGGGTTACCTTCGAGATCCCGAATGAGTACGGCTTCGTCGTTCTCGTCCTCGTCTCCTACGTCGTCCTCAACGCCTGGATGGCGATCCAAGTCGGCAAGGCGCGCAGGAG GTACAATGTGCCCTATCCCTCCCTATACGCGATCGAGTCGGAGAACAAGGACGCCAAACTCTTCAACTGCGTCCAG AGGGGGCACCAGAACTCGCTGGAGATGATCGCAGTGTTCTTCGCCACGCTTCTGGTGGCCGGGCTGCAGTTCCCGGTCGCCGCCGCGGCGATCGGCGCCTTATACACGGTCGCGCGATGGTTCTACTTCAAGGGATACTCCACTGGCGTGCCGGAGAACCGCCACAAGATCGG GTGGCTTAGCTTCTTGGCGATCTGGGGGCTTATAATCATCACGGCGGCGATGGGGATAAGCTTGATCGTGAGGGATCTGCTGTGA